One window from the genome of Bartonella sp. WD16.2 encodes:
- a CDS encoding outer membrane protein — translation MMVGYILGSGINFTMADSAVLHAEYRYSDFGKQKFSKNKLKLDYKTNDFRVGVAYKF, via the coding sequence ATGATGGTGGGTTATATCCTTGGCAGTGGTATTAATTTTACGATGGCTGATAGTGCTGTGTTACATGCAGAATATCGTTACTCAGATTTTGGTAAGCAGAAATTTTCTAAGAATAAATTGAAACTTGATTACAAGACCAATGATTTTCGTGTTGGTGTGGCCTATAAATTCTGA
- a CDS encoding type II toxin-antitoxin system RelE family toxin: MAWTIRYEKKALNFLKKCDKKEARRIVDFLDKHIALLEDVRVVGKPLKGPLSGLWRYRVGDYRILCDLHDKELLVLVLAVGHRKNIYKN; this comes from the coding sequence TTGGCTTGGACGATTAGATATGAAAAAAAGGCTCTCAATTTTTTAAAAAAATGTGATAAAAAAGAAGCACGACGGATTGTTGATTTTTTAGATAAGCACATTGCTCTGCTTGAAGATGTGCGTGTAGTGGGTAAGCCTTTGAAAGGTCCATTATCAGGTTTGTGGAGATATCGTGTGGGAGATTACAGGATATTATGTGATCTCCACGATAAAGAGCTTTTGGTCTTGGTTTTGGCTGTGGGACATAGAAAAAATATATATAAAAACTAA
- a CDS encoding antA/AntB antirepressor family protein: protein MNTLITISEQTVGQETVQTVNARELHVFLEVGKKFADWITERINQYEFVENRDFIVFPDFGKNPQGGRPSKDYAITLDMAKELAMVERNEKGKQARQYFIECERKAKQPLDLVSALQNPLTIRQLLLESITQLEDLRTEVKTLKPKAEALESLKRSDGLFALYEAAKMLDVRPTDFTKHLQFHKWAYRNFPGGPLLPCQDKINRGLMDCVIHPIQKSDGTKMSVSSAKITVKGLACLREQFHGGVQ, encoded by the coding sequence ATGAATACTCTCATAACAATATCAGAACAGACTGTTGGGCAGGAAACTGTTCAAACGGTCAACGCACGTGAGTTGCATGTGTTTTTGGAAGTCGGTAAAAAGTTTGCGGATTGGATTACTGAACGTATTAATCAATATGAATTCGTTGAAAACAGAGACTTTATAGTTTTTCCCGATTTTGGGAAAAACCCCCAAGGAGGCCGTCCTTCTAAGGATTACGCTATTACTTTAGACATGGCGAAAGAACTTGCCATGGTCGAACGTAATGAAAAAGGTAAGCAAGCTCGTCAGTATTTCATCGAATGCGAACGAAAAGCAAAACAGCCTTTAGACCTCGTAAGTGCTTTGCAGAATCCTCTTACAATTAGACAGCTTCTTTTAGAGAGCATTACACAATTGGAGGATTTAAGAACTGAGGTTAAAACACTTAAACCAAAAGCAGAAGCACTTGAAAGTTTAAAACGCTCTGACGGTCTGTTTGCTTTATATGAAGCTGCAAAAATGTTAGATGTACGTCCCACAGATTTTACTAAGCACTTACAGTTTCATAAGTGGGCTTATCGTAACTTTCCGGGTGGGCCTTTGTTACCTTGTCAGGATAAAATCAATAGAGGATTAATGGATTGTGTAATCCACCCCATTCAAAAATCAGACGGAACAAAAATGAGCGTTTCCAGTGCAAAAATCACAGTCAAAGGATTGGCATGCCTAAGAGAACAATTCCATGGAGGTGTGCAATGA
- a CDS encoding addiction module antidote protein: MKITPFDASEYFKTPEDFKELLQDALETQNSGYVLHVLGIIARKQGMTTVSNKTGLNRESLYRSLSDKGDPKLSTFLNVLSALNLQISLTPTQNEEHTS; encoded by the coding sequence ATGAAAATAACACCCTTTGATGCTAGCGAGTATTTTAAAACTCCTGAGGATTTTAAAGAATTATTACAAGATGCGTTAGAAACTCAAAATAGTGGCTATGTTTTACATGTATTGGGCATTATTGCGCGCAAACAAGGAATGACAACCGTTTCCAACAAAACAGGTTTAAATCGAGAATCTCTTTATCGCTCTTTAAGCGACAAAGGTGATCCTAAACTCTCAACCTTTCTTAATGTTTTGAGTGCCTTAAATTTGCAAATTAGCCTAACACCAACCCAAAATGAAGAACACACATCTTGA
- a CDS encoding type II toxin-antitoxin system RelE/ParE family toxin — translation MFIIKKTLHFTKWLNSLKDRQAQKKTAARILRLEYGLFGDAKYFHGIGELKINYGPGYRVYFIKQGQEIILLLNGGDKSTQQKDIEKALRIVKEVNDENNTL, via the coding sequence ATGTTTATTATTAAGAAAACTCTGCATTTTACTAAGTGGTTAAATTCCTTAAAAGACAGACAAGCACAAAAGAAAACTGCTGCACGTATTTTGCGTCTTGAATATGGTCTTTTTGGTGATGCTAAATATTTCCACGGTATTGGAGAATTAAAAATAAATTATGGTCCCGGTTATCGGGTTTATTTTATAAAACAAGGGCAAGAAATTATTCTACTCCTTAATGGTGGTGATAAATCTACCCAACAAAAGGATATCGAAAAAGCCTTGCGAATAGTAAAAGAGGTCAATGATGAAAATAACACCCTTTGA
- the relB gene encoding type II toxin-antitoxin system RelB family antitoxin, with protein MTISIRLPSDLETRLNNLALKTGRTKSFYLREIIEQGIEEAEDYYLASQVRERVRKGDATFYSSEEVRKELGLDD; from the coding sequence ATGACAATATCTATTCGATTGCCAAGTGATCTTGAAACGCGTTTGAATAATTTAGCCCTTAAAACAGGACGTACAAAGTCTTTTTATTTGCGTGAGATTATTGAACAGGGAATAGAGGAAGCTGAGGATTATTATTTAGCTTCACAAGTAAGAGAACGTGTTCGAAAGGGAGATGCTACTTTTTATAGCTCTGAAGAGGTGAGGAAAGAGCTTGGCTTGGACGATTAG